The DNA region GCTAAGTTCGTTGATGGTGGCATGAAAACTTTCGGTTCTGGCTGGATCTGGTTGTGCACAGATGCTTCAGGCAAACTAAGCCTGGTATCCACTTCCAACGCTGCAGTTCCGTTCACTAACAACGGCCCAGCTCCAATCATGGTTGCTGACGTTTGGGAGCACGCTTACTACGTTGATTACCGCAACCTTCGTTTGAAATATCTTGAGACTTTCTGGGCACAAGTTAACTGGGATTACGTATCTCAATGTTACGCTTCCAAAAAAGTTCAAGACCTAACGAAAGCAATGACTGCTTAAGAGGTAACAGTTCCCTTTTTGGAACTCACCGCAATTAAAAGGGAGCCCACTGGCTCCCTTTTTTTGTGTCTTCGCAAGCCCACATCTTCCAAAAGACAAGCCAGCAGTTACTTTCCTTTCATACAACAGTTCCGTACTTGTCGCTCCCCACAGCTGTTTCACAATAGAGACAACCTTAAGGAGGTTTCTATGAAAAACCTTTTAGCAGTATTTCTGGTTAGCACATTTTCGTGGGCATCTTTTGCAGCTCCCTCTCAAACATTTGCTCAGACACCGATTCAAGTTTCCGAAGACATCGTCATTGATTACGATTTTGGCGAAGTGGCCGTGGGCAGTGGCAGCTCGACGTCCTGGGAACTTTACGCTCCCGCAGACAAATCAATCTATATTAGCCAAATCACCATGAGTGGTGGTGACTATTGGGCAGATACAGATTGTCTGGGATTTTTGGAGGCGGGTTACTCATGCACTTTTACACTGTACTTCGTGCCATCCCAACAAGGTGAATCCAACGCCACAGTCAAAGTTTTAGCCAACGAAGATAGTGTCACAATGAATATTAAAGGAACCGGAATCCCCGGCGGCGAACCTCAGTAGCTACCGAGTTACTTAAACCATTTACGGCGAGGGTCTTTCTTGTCGACGGGCCAAGTGGTCCACTCAACTTTTAAGGCCATCGCTGTTTTTATATTTTCAAGAATAAGTTCGGCGTCTTCGATTTGCCAAAAATCTTTGGCGTGAGTCGTTTTTGTTTTCAAGGCAATGTCAGACACCAAAGAATAAACCATGCCACTCATTGGCGGGATCAAGAATCCCATCGTGCTTAAAACGCCCTGCAGGCGCGACAGCACGGACTTCCCACCCACTGAATGCATCAGCACCATCACTGCACAGGGCTTCCCCATAATGGCCGGAGTGGCTTCCATATCAGTCATTTCCTCAAGCAGCCTTTGCAGCGGACTCCCCCAAGAATCCCAATAGGTCCCGGTCACAAAAATGACCGAGTCACAATCCGCAATCTTCTTCTTAACCGAAAGCCAAAAGGCGCCAGCCGGTTTTTGCGCCAGATGAACAACCTCATAATCCAACGTCCGATCCAGTTTCCGAACTTTGGAAATGAATGCCGCGCAATTGCCTTTATCGCCAGATGGACTGCCATTAAGAATCAAAACTTTTTTCATACTCAAAAAGGTACGCCGTACCTTTGGGGATTGCATCGCAGAACCGCATCAGTTTCGCGGTGTGTATCAAAAAACCGGCAGGCGCCTTTTGGGAAAAAGGAAGGCGCCCTTGATTGGGGCGCCTTTTATTCATGGAGGGATATTTGGGAAAAGGACCGCATGATTTAACTATCTATCACCATCAATGATCCTCCTTTGTTAGGAAGGCCCAGGCCCATTCATCAGGTCCCGGTTTTCGTTTACAAAAGAAGGAGCTCGGCGGGGTGGTTCTATGATCAATATATTATTAACCACATCGGCCACTCCGGAGAGCTCCCATGCCGATCCGACTGCTAAAGCTTTTAATCGTGGTCTGAACACTTCGCCTTCAAGGGTTACGATTCCGTCCTCAACGAGGACCTCTATTCGTTCTCCCCCGATTTTTACGAAGTCCTCTAAAGACTGTTCGATCAACATCTTTAGCTCTTCATCGGAGCGATAATAGTCAGATGGAACCACAATGCGATCTTCAATCGACCACACTCCCTCAATATTGGAGACGAGTTCCAGGGCTGCCATTTTTTTAAATGAGGTGTCGCAACTGCCTGTGACAATCACGGCACACCCTCGCACGATCACATCGAAGTCCGCAGGACTCACTCTCTTATCCCATTTCAATCTTTCACAGATTTTTCGTCTGAGATCGGTATCAATTGGATTGATCTTTTGAGTACCCATGGGCCGACTCCTTTCTGATCGTTCGGTTAAACTAATTCAATTTCAATATTAACTAATTACTCATTCCCATCTCATCCAAGCTGGGGAAACCTACCCAGCCTGGTTTTCTGCCATCATCTCTGCTTCTTCCCAAGTAGGGAAATAGTTCAGCATAGGATCGTGTCTACGATGCATGGCTTTTTTCGAAGAACGGCGACGCAAAACAGATTTCAAAGAGTCTACTGTTTTCATCACTGCTTTTTTGAAACTCTCGTCAGATTTCGAGATTTTTATAATCCCCTTGCTGTGAGTCGGTTTCAAAATTACCTCGCAAGTATAACTAGGTTTGCGAGATTGTGTGCGATGTCGATCTGTCTCAATCCGCACAGTGAGGTGAGCAGCACTGTCGTATTTGAAGAAGTCCTGGATTGAAGCCTCCACTTTCTCAAGTAAGTAAGCTTCTAGGTTTTCAGTACGAGTGATGTCTCTGTAGTAGATGTCTGTTTGCATATCTACCTCCTTGTTCTTTCATTATCGTTGATGGCAAAGGATTATTTAAATATATAATTCAAATGACATACATAAGTTAAAGTTATAGGTTGAGTCTGGGCCCATAGGGAATCCCTAGTGCTATCGGGCAGTTGGGGGACCAGGGTCGTGGTCTGGGTGCCAAACTGGAGCCGATTTTTCACTCTCAAACCGGGTGGTATTTTATGTTTAATTTTAATCATTTATATTATTTCCACATCACAGCGAAAATTGGCGGTGTCTCAAATGCAGCAAAGTATCTGCGCATTTCCCAGCCCAGCCTGTCCTCGCAACTGAAAATTCTCGAGAGCAATTTAGACACAAAACTCTTCGAAAAAAAAGGTCGCGTCCTGCAACTCACACCCGACGGAGAGCGTGCTTACTCTTACACAAAGAAAATGTTCGACGTTGCCAAACAATTCGAGGACTCGCTGAAATCCCCAGGAGATAAAATGAGCGAACGCCTGCACGTGGGAATTTCCGAACAAGTGGAGCGTCCTTTTATCGCTGATATTCTTTCGCCCGTTATTCGCGACAATAAAGGCAAGACTGATAAAATCATCTCCATCACCTCTGCTCCTGACGAGGATATTCTGCAGCTCTTGCGTTCGCAGGAGGCCGATCTGATGCTGACCAATAAACCCATGTATGCCGAAGATGTGGTGGAGCTGGCTTCAATAGCAGCCCCTGTAAATCTGATGGTTTCCACTCAGCTTCTGAAGAACCTTAAGATGCGCGTTTCCAGAAACACCAGTGTTCAGGATTTTCTGACAGCTTTCCCCGGTGGCTTGGTAATTCCGACTTACAAAATGAAGCTTCGCCATGAGACAGATTTATTTGTTGAGGAAATCAAGGTTCGTAAAAAAATCTCTTTTGAATCCGACATCATGTCTGTCGTGGGTCGCGCCATCGTCGATGGTGCCGGCTGTGGTTTCCTGCCCGTGCCTTATGTATTGGAAGAAATCAAATTGGGTCTAATCACGGTCATCGGTCCGAAATCAGGTTTATGGAAGCATTCGTTGTACATGCTGGCCCATAAAGAAGACGAGTACGATGATCTTACAGAAGATATCGTGAAACGATTTAAGCAGCTGGATAAGTGGAGTTAACCAATAGTTTCTGAGAGCAGTTTTGCTCTCAAAATTATTCTTTACAGCGCTTCTAAGGTGCGCGGTAATTGTCGAATGACCAAGACTGCACCAAAGAAACCACTATTAAGAGACTACCTGAATATAGCTTTCTTTCTTCATGACCTTTATCAGTACCGCAAGGCAACTGAAGAACAGTTTTCTTACGAAACCTGGGCCCATGAACTTGGTTTTCAACATCGGTCATTTCTTCGTCAAGTGGTCATTGGTCGTCGCGCGCTGACGGACACAACAGCCAAACAAATTTGCGAGCGTCTTTTCTTTACTCAGGCCGAGCAAGAGCACTTTATGATTCTTACCCACTATTCCAGAGCGCGCAGTTCACGGGAACGGGAAGCTTTCGGAAAAAAGCTGATTCAGCTACTGGAACAAAACTACTATCAAAATGAAATCGAAGCCTCTGAGGAGTTTGTCAGCACTCCACTGATTCCCCGCCTGCAAGCCCTGCTTAGTTTGGGCGATGATGCAAAGACGGCGGAAGCACTGGCGCAGTTCTTAAATGCAGACTCATTACAAGTCGCAAAAGGACTGATGATTTTGACCAAACTGGGACTGGCAGAATCTACCCCTGATGGTCACAAAGCGACGGTCAGCAATTTCAAGGTCCCGAACAACCTTGGAAGCCAAGCACTTTTGGAATATCACAAACAAAGCCTGCAAGAGGCGATTGATGCACGCACCCTTCCCCATCATTTGCGCCGCTATAAAAGCATGATTCTGCCGATGTCCCAGGAGGAATTTGATTCATTCCTGAAGAACATGGATGGTTTCGTGAAAGAACAGCTGCATAAATTTGACACCCCAAAGACAACCGGTCGCCGTTTGTTTCAAGTGAACTTGAACCTGTTTTCAGTCAGCGAGGAACTCTCTTAGCTTGAGAGCAATTTTGCTCTCAAACCTGTAGTTTCAGACAAAAAATTTCATTTCGTTCATACCTTGTTCACGGAAATTTTGCCCAAAACTTAGCAAGTAATTGAATTTACTATTCAGCCCTCCTTGGCTTGGGTATTGCTTCCTTCACAGAGCAAACCCAAAACTCAAGGCCTTCCCCGCTTCGGCGTGCTCTGCGAGTTAACTATACAGAGGTAGAAAATGAAAAAGGTGATCGTAACTCTATTGGTGTCCCTAATGTCGGTTGCAGCATCAGCGACTGGCGGCCAAATCGGTTCAGGCAATGTGGGCTTGAAAATTGGCGACTTCGCTAACTCATATATCGTAGCTCGCCTGGCGATTGAAGGGCCTTACTATGTTGCCCAATTTGAAGTAAACGGTAATGGCGACACCGTCATCTTCCGCGATGCAAATATGGATGCGGCTAGAGATAATCAGGACTGCGTCGGTAAAAATATCAATCTGAAGAACAATATTTTACAAGTTAGCGTAAATTGCAAAAGCCTGGGCAATGCTCCGCTGAGCTTTGAAATCGACGTCAAAGGCTTAACCAAAGCAGACCTTGAAAAAGGCGCGAAGGTTAACGTTCGCAGCGATGCCACCGGCGGCGAATGGTTCCCTTTTGATATCGTTAAAAGAAATAAGTCGTTCTTTTAGTCTGAACAAATAAAAAAAGCCTCGGTCTCCCGAGGCTTTTTCGCTTAGCAATAAGATGTAGGACCTGGCACCTAGTACGTGGCACCTAGTATGGTTGGCGAGATGTTGAGTTCGCTAGATCCATCGCAAACACCACTGCAAGTTTTGAGTAGACTGCTGAGTGCTTGAAGTTTGTTTTGTCGTTGATCACGTCTTTCACTGTGTGAATGAACGGATTGTCGTTACGCATAGTTGCTTCGAACGGCATCAATGCCGGGAAACCCTGACGGTGCCATGAAGCGTGGTCACTACAGCCGTAACCACATTGATCGTCAACGATACGAACGTGCAAGTAAGTCTCATTCACGGCACGAAGGTAGTCATGCAACCAGCGGCTGGTGAAGTCAGTCATGTTACCCATCACCAACTCCCCTGCGCCCGGATAAGAAGTCATGTCCAATTGAAGAACGGCAACCACATCGCGCTTTTCAGCTTTATAGGCTTTTGCGATTTCCGCAGAACCCAAAAGACCGGACTCTTCACCTGCATACCACATGAACTCGATCGTGCGGTCAGGCTGAGCTTTTTTGCTGATGATACGCAAAGTTTCTAGAAGGTTCGCGGATCCAGAAGCATTGTCGTCAGCACCCGGCGCATTCCCGCCGCTGCCGCCACCCCAGCCACCTTGAACGATAGAATCCAAGTGGCCGCCCAAAACGATGATTTCATTTGGACGAGTTTTACCCGTCAAACGCACACGCACTGTCTTTTGCGGAGTCGTGTTGTGATCAATCAAAGAAATTTCGTAAGGAATGTCAGATCCAGCCAACAAAGTTTCCAAACGTCTTTTCATGTCATCAACATGCAGGTTCGGAGTTTTGCCACGGTTGTATCGAGTTGGATAAGACGACAACCAAGTCACCCACTCACGCAGGTTTTGTTCACTAACTTCACCTACCGCGGATTCAATTTCCGCATTTTTTTCCATGGAAAGCGCTGCAAACGGGGCTCTTTGGTAGAAGTCGTTTTTAGCCTGAATTTGCGCCAAAGAACTTAGCATTGAAGGGATATTCAAAGAATGAAACGCCGGCTCCGTAGTCAAATCTTCAAACCCGCCACATTTGCCCACTTTATGGGCTCTTTCTTGGATTTTTAGTTGCATTTCCGGAGTGATAACCGCATATCCGACACCAACAGATTCTTCTTTTTCAATAACCGGGATGTCCAAGGCTTTTAGGTCCGAAAGATCAGCCAATACAGGTTTTGTGTTGAAGTTTTCAAGGATCGCCTGGTGAGCAGACGCCTGCGCCGCGAAAAGTAAGATAGCCATCATGGCTGTTTTCATGGATTCATTCCTTTGAATTAAGATTACCTGTTTTAAATGTTAGCTAATTGTCCGCAGAGGGCAAAGTTAAATCTTGAGTTGTACGAACGGTGACACTGGTGAGAGCGCGATGAAAAATGACATTCTTTTGGTAACTTTGAATTCTACATACCAACATTCCTCGTTTGGATTGCGTTACCTGTATGCAAATTTGAAGGAGCTTCAAGCCCACGCATCGATCATGGAGTTCACCACCGCGAAGGATCCACGCGATATTGCCGAGCAACTTTTAAAGTTAAACCCCAAAATCATCGGACTTGGCGTATATATCTGGAATGCCAACGAAAGTTACGAACTGGTGAGTCTGATTAAACGAATCAGCCCCCAGACAATCGTGGTCCTTGGCGGCCCGGAAGTGACCCACGAAAGTGAGACTCAACCGATCTGTCAAACAGCGGATTTCACGTTCAAGGGCGAAGCTGATTTCATGTTCTATGACTTCTGCCACAAGTACCTGGCAACGGGGCAATTGCCCGAACAGAAATTTATTAAAGACATTCTGCCTGAAATAAAAAATATCGCATCGCCCTATGAATTCTACTCCGACGAAGACATCAAGAACCGCGTTTTATACGTGGAGGTTTCTCGCGGTTGCCCGTATCGCTGTGAATACTGTCTTTCTTCACTGGATAAATCCGTACGTAACTTTGACATTACTCAGTTCCTGGCTGACATGCAGATCCTTTTGGATCGTGGCGCACGACAATTCAAATTCATCGATCGCACTTTCAATTTAAGCCCCACCATCTGCACTCAGATTTTGAATTTCTTTTTGGAACGCATCGAGCTGGGCTTGTTTCTGCATTTTGAAATGGTGCCGGATCGTCTGCCTAACGAGATTCGCGAATTGATTAAAAAATTCCCGCATGGGTCACTGCAATTTGAAATCGGCATCCAAACCTGGAACACCGATGTCGCAAAACTTGTCAGCCGCAGAAATGATCTGGAAAAAGTGAAAGAGAATTTCAAATTCCTGGCTGATGAAACCGGCATTCACTCCCATGCGGATTTGATCGTGGGTCTGCCAGGTGAGGATATTTACAGCTTTGCCAAGGGCTTTGATATTCTTGCAGGACTTCGCCCCGACGAAATCCAGGTCGGCATTTTAAAACGCCTGAAAGGCGCACCGATTTCCCGCCACGATAAAGAGTGGGAAATGGTTTATTCGGAACATCCGCCATTTCAAATCCTGCGCACCAAGATGATGGATTTCGAAACCCTGCAAAAGATGAATCGCTTTGCAAAGTACTGGGACTTGTTTGCGAACAGCGGTAACTTTAAAAACTTTGTGGCTGCCCTAAAAAGCAGATCAGAAGTGTCTGCCCAACAGTCCTTCTTCTGGGAGTATTTCGCATTCACTGAATATATGTCCGCCCGCCATGCTCAATCATTTGGTATTTCATTAATCAATCTGGTTGAGTCCGCGTTGATTTATCTGACCGAACACCTGCACTGGCCGCACGAAGAAGCCCGTCAGTTGCTGATCTCGGATTACATGGCTCCGGGCACTCGTGAACTACCGAAGGTGTTAAAGGTTTATCCGGAACCGAAGAACAAAGGACTTCCGCCGGAAGCCCGTGTGAATCTGCCTAAACGGCAACAGCGACATCTTTCAAAATCGGAGACTCAGTCCTCCTAATGAGGGCTGAGAGGATCAAGAACGAGAATCCTGCGGTCAAAACCGCGCAACGCCAATACATCAGATTCAGCCACTGGGAGCGAATCGCCTCCCAGTCGTCAGGTGGCCCCTGGAAGCCCCAAATACGAATCAGCTGATTCAAAGGCACAAAGCCAGTCCACGTGATCACCAGGTCATTGACCACACAAAGCAACGTAAACAGCACGAAGAAAAACTCAAGGTGCTTCCACTGCTTGCGAAGCATTAACAAATGAGTAATCAATTTAAATAATACAACCGCGCACAACAAAGGCGTCCACGATAAGAAGGACCTCTGCATCGACTCATGGAAGGCGATATAGGAGGTTGCCGACAACTTCTCCATGACCGACCCCATCCCCATGACGAAGGCGAATGCATTCCCCGCAAGCGCTCCGATCAGGAACAAGCTTGTGTACTTCAAAAAATGATTAATTTTCATTCGCCCTTTATAAGGCCCCTGAATAAAAAAACACGTTTCAAATTATCCACATAACGTTAGTGGTCAGTGCTCTCGGAATTTTTTGGCGTATCCGGTGTAGGAAATAATCTTTCTTTTGCTCCATACAAATCGAAAATCTGGATGAAACTCCCGCGAGCGAAGAAGACGCCAGAACCCGGGTTGAAGGAAGGCCGGTCGCATGCCCCGAACCCTTTGCATTTCCAAATCACATTGCTCGCACCAGAACTCGATTTCTTCGGGTTTTCGAAATAATTTGTAATCAAAAAAGGCCGACCCTTGGTTTCTAGCCAGCCAGCGAATCACCCGGTTAATCCAAAAGTAGGATGCAGCGTTCTTGTTGATGGTTCGATAAAAAAGCAAGCCACCGGGCCGCAACACCCGGCTCATTTCTGAAATGATCAACTCGGGGTCGGAGACATGCTCAAACAAGTCCAGGGCCACCACCACATCAAAACTTTCTTTCGGAAAAGGCATGCGATACGCATCCCCTTCCACATACTTAACCCGCCCGGATTTATCCATCAGCTCAGCCACACGAAGACTGGTTCTTGAAATATCCAGCCCCGTGACCTCGTAACCCGCCTCTACTGCCGTATTTGAAAAAAAGCCGGCACCACTGCCGACATCCAGAATTTCTGCGTGATAGCCGATGTATTTGCGAATTTCTGAAAGAATCCACTTCATTTGAAACGAAGTTTCCAGACGTAAAAGCGCCATGGGACCTTCATTCGAGGAATACCACTGTCGAGCCAACTCCTGATAGAATTCGCCCTTGGCGAGGTCCGCCTGACCGACTTTGTAAAACTCGAAATCTTCCTCCACCAACACTCCTCGTTTCAAACTAACAAGGAGAGCGGCGATCCGACGAATCCTGCGAAGTCCAGTGACAATAATCAACTGAAGACCTCGACAACAGGGCAAAGGACCGGATACACTTTTCTCAATGGAAATAATTGAAACTGCCTGTCGAGTTGTGTTCGGTTTACAGATGGTCTTCTGGGGTCTCAACGGCTTCTTTAATTGGCTGAAAATTCCGCCATCCCCGCCTGTTATCGAAAGATTTGTGGGCGCGTGCTACGAAACACGATTCATTATGCCCACAACTAAAATCGCAGAGATCCTATTGGGCCTGTTGATGATTGTTGGTTTTGCAGTGCCACTGACGATTTTGCTGATTGCACCCATCGTGTTTGTGATCACATTCCTGCATCTGCTTCACAATCCAAAGCCTTGGGGCGTGGTGATACCAATCACTCTGCCCTTCGCCATCGTCGTCGGATTTCATCTGCCGGCTATATTCGCTCGTTATTTTTAAAGCATGGCTATGACTGCCAGAATAGCCGGCAACGCCTGCACAAAGAAAATGCGGCGATTCACGCTATAAGCTCCGTAGAATCCGGCGATGATCACACAGATAAGGAAGAACATTTTAATCTGATAAGCAAAGGCTTCATCCTGATGGAACAAGCCCCACAGCAGGCCCGCGCCCAAGAATCCGTTGTACAATCCCTGGTTCGCAGCCAGAACAGCCGTGTCCTGGGCTTTTTCAAATGTGTTTCTGAAAACTCTAAGTCCTACCGGGCGCTTCCACAGGTACATTTCGATGTACATGATGATGAAGTGTTCAATCGCAACAATCGCAACCAATGTCAGGCCCAGTATCTTCATTTTAAATCCCTGTTTGTGCAATCTTGTAAGCTATTTCGTCCAGACTTTCGATATCAAACAAAGTGGAAAGAGGACGTTTGTGGCTGTCCTTACGCAGAGCCTGCCCCAGGACCTGAATCAGATCCTCAGTAGTGACGATCCCCACCAGTTCCTCGTCGTCATTCACCACCAGGACAGAACCTATTTTTTTCTCCACCATGGTATCAACAGCATCCATCAGTGAGGCGCTTTGATTCATAGTCTGGACCGGTTGGCTCATAAAGTCCTCGACCGGATACATTTTGCTATCTTTAAAAAAAGACAAATCACTATTTGAAAGGATACCAACAATTCTTTGTTCCTGATCAACAACAGGAAGATGGCGAATACCATGCTCCTTCATCAGTGACTGGGCCGCAGCTAAAGAACTGCCGACCGCAATCATAATCACATTGTTGGTCATCACATCACGAGCAAGCTTTGCCATAAGTACTCCTTTGACGGTCTCAGTACTTAGTAGACAATACCCATCGCCTTTTTGACATCAGAAAGAGTCTTAGCTGCCACATTGCGGGCTGCTTCTGTGCCATTTCGCAAAACTTCCTGAACATAACCCATGTCCTTGGAATACTCTTCACGACGCTGGCGCATAGGAGCCAGCTTTGCCTCCAAGATCTCCAGGATACGTTTTTTTAGAACGCCATCACCCAAACCACCGCGGCGATAGTGTTCTTTCAATGCTTCCACTTCCGCTTTGTTCGTATCGAACACATCCAGGAATGTGAATGGCACGTGTCCTTCAACTGTACCTGGATCTTCCACTTTCAAGTGATTTGGATCCGTGTACATTGCATTTACTTTTTTCTTAAGTTCATTCGGAGTATCGCCCAAGTAGATCGCGTTCCCCAAAGACTTGGACATTTTCGTTTTACCATCGATACCAGTCAGGCGCCCCGTTGTGCCAACCATAGCTTTTGTATCGTGGAAAACTTCTTTTTTATAAAGATGATTAAATCTGCGAGCAATCTCGTTCGTTTGCTCGATCATTGGTTGTTGGTCTTCACCCACAGGAACCAAGTCTGCTTTAAATGCCAAAATGTCTGCCGCTTGGCTGACAGGATATGTAAAGAAACCCGCCGGAATGGAGTCCTTCATGTTTTTCTGACGAATCTCATCCTTCAGCGTTGGGTTTCTTTCCAAGCGCGCCACTGTCACCAGATTCATGAAGTAAAAAGTCAGCTCAAACAATTCCGGAACTTGAGATTGAATAAAGATCGTACTTTGTT from Bdellovibrio sp. GT3 includes:
- a CDS encoding flavodoxin family protein; amino-acid sequence: MKKVLILNGSPSGDKGNCAAFISKVRKLDRTLDYEVVHLAQKPAGAFWLSVKKKIADCDSVIFVTGTYWDSWGSPLQRLLEEMTDMEATPAIMGKPCAVMVLMHSVGGKSVLSRLQGVLSTMGFLIPPMSGMVYSLVSDIALKTKTTHAKDFWQIEDAELILENIKTAMALKVEWTTWPVDKKDPRRKWFK
- a CDS encoding BON domain-containing protein, giving the protein MGTQKINPIDTDLRRKICERLKWDKRVSPADFDVIVRGCAVIVTGSCDTSFKKMAALELVSNIEGVWSIEDRIVVPSDYYRSDEELKMLIEQSLEDFVKIGGERIEVLVEDGIVTLEGEVFRPRLKALAVGSAWELSGVADVVNNILIIEPPRRAPSFVNENRDLMNGPGPS
- a CDS encoding HPF/RaiA family ribosome-associated protein; translated protein: MQTDIYYRDITRTENLEAYLLEKVEASIQDFFKYDSAAHLTVRIETDRHRTQSRKPSYTCEVILKPTHSKGIIKISKSDESFKKAVMKTVDSLKSVLRRRSSKKAMHRRHDPMLNYFPTWEEAEMMAENQAG
- a CDS encoding LysR family transcriptional regulator → MFNFNHLYYFHITAKIGGVSNAAKYLRISQPSLSSQLKILESNLDTKLFEKKGRVLQLTPDGERAYSYTKKMFDVAKQFEDSLKSPGDKMSERLHVGISEQVERPFIADILSPVIRDNKGKTDKIISITSAPDEDILQLLRSQEADLMLTNKPMYAEDVVELASIAAPVNLMVSTQLLKNLKMRVSRNTSVQDFLTAFPGGLVIPTYKMKLRHETDLFVEEIKVRKKISFESDIMSVVGRAIVDGAGCGFLPVPYVLEEIKLGLITVIGPKSGLWKHSLYMLAHKEDEYDDLTEDIVKRFKQLDKWS
- a CDS encoding TIGR02147 family protein, with amino-acid sequence MTKTAPKKPLLRDYLNIAFFLHDLYQYRKATEEQFSYETWAHELGFQHRSFLRQVVIGRRALTDTTAKQICERLFFTQAEQEHFMILTHYSRARSSREREAFGKKLIQLLEQNYYQNEIEASEEFVSTPLIPRLQALLSLGDDAKTAEALAQFLNADSLQVAKGLMILTKLGLAESTPDGHKATVSNFKVPNNLGSQALLEYHKQSLQEAIDARTLPHHLRRYKSMILPMSQEEFDSFLKNMDGFVKEQLHKFDTPKTTGRRLFQVNLNLFSVSEELS
- a CDS encoding M20/M25/M40 family metallo-hydrolase encodes the protein MKTAMMAILLFAAQASAHQAILENFNTKPVLADLSDLKALDIPVIEKEESVGVGYAVITPEMQLKIQERAHKVGKCGGFEDLTTEPAFHSLNIPSMLSSLAQIQAKNDFYQRAPFAALSMEKNAEIESAVGEVSEQNLREWVTWLSSYPTRYNRGKTPNLHVDDMKRRLETLLAGSDIPYEISLIDHNTTPQKTVRVRLTGKTRPNEIIVLGGHLDSIVQGGWGGGSGGNAPGADDNASGSANLLETLRIISKKAQPDRTIEFMWYAGEESGLLGSAEIAKAYKAEKRDVVAVLQLDMTSYPGAGELVMGNMTDFTSRWLHDYLRAVNETYLHVRIVDDQCGYGCSDHASWHRQGFPALMPFEATMRNDNPFIHTVKDVINDKTNFKHSAVYSKLAVVFAMDLANSTSRQPY
- a CDS encoding B12-binding domain-containing radical SAM protein — protein: MKNDILLVTLNSTYQHSSFGLRYLYANLKELQAHASIMEFTTAKDPRDIAEQLLKLNPKIIGLGVYIWNANESYELVSLIKRISPQTIVVLGGPEVTHESETQPICQTADFTFKGEADFMFYDFCHKYLATGQLPEQKFIKDILPEIKNIASPYEFYSDEDIKNRVLYVEVSRGCPYRCEYCLSSLDKSVRNFDITQFLADMQILLDRGARQFKFIDRTFNLSPTICTQILNFFLERIELGLFLHFEMVPDRLPNEIRELIKKFPHGSLQFEIGIQTWNTDVAKLVSRRNDLEKVKENFKFLADETGIHSHADLIVGLPGEDIYSFAKGFDILAGLRPDEIQVGILKRLKGAPISRHDKEWEMVYSEHPPFQILRTKMMDFETLQKMNRFAKYWDLFANSGNFKNFVAALKSRSEVSAQQSFFWEYFAFTEYMSARHAQSFGISLINLVESALIYLTEHLHWPHEEARQLLISDYMAPGTRELPKVLKVYPEPKNKGLPPEARVNLPKRQQRHLSKSETQSS
- a CDS encoding DUF1772 domain-containing protein is translated as MKINHFLKYTSLFLIGALAGNAFAFVMGMGSVMEKLSATSYIAFHESMQRSFLSWTPLLCAVVLFKLITHLLMLRKQWKHLEFFFVLFTLLCVVNDLVITWTGFVPLNQLIRIWGFQGPPDDWEAIRSQWLNLMYWRCAVLTAGFSFLILSALIRRTESPILKDVAVAV
- the ubiG gene encoding bifunctional 2-polyprenyl-6-hydroxyphenol methylase/3-demethylubiquinol 3-O-methyltransferase UbiG; its protein translation is MIIVTGLRRIRRIAALLVSLKRGVLVEEDFEFYKVGQADLAKGEFYQELARQWYSSNEGPMALLRLETSFQMKWILSEIRKYIGYHAEILDVGSGAGFFSNTAVEAGYEVTGLDISRTSLRVAELMDKSGRVKYVEGDAYRMPFPKESFDVVVALDLFEHVSDPELIISEMSRVLRPGGLLFYRTINKNAASYFWINRVIRWLARNQGSAFFDYKLFRKPEEIEFWCEQCDLEMQRVRGMRPAFLQPGFWRLLRSREFHPDFRFVWSKRKIISYTGYAKKFREH
- a CDS encoding DUF1304 domain-containing protein — its product is MKILGLTLVAIVAIEHFIIMYIEMYLWKRPVGLRVFRNTFEKAQDTAVLAANQGLYNGFLGAGLLWGLFHQDEAFAYQIKMFFLICVIIAGFYGAYSVNRRIFFVQALPAILAVIAML
- a CDS encoding CBS domain-containing protein translates to MAKLARDVMTNNVIMIAVGSSLAAAQSLMKEHGIRHLPVVDQEQRIVGILSNSDLSFFKDSKMYPVEDFMSQPVQTMNQSASLMDAVDTMVEKKIGSVLVVNDDEELVGIVTTEDLIQVLGQALRKDSHKRPLSTLFDIESLDEIAYKIAQTGI
- the trpS gene encoding tryptophan--tRNA ligase, yielding MKKIILTGDRPTGPLHLGHYVGSLQNRVKLQEEYNQYVLIADAQALTDYYENPEHVRKNVEQVALDYLAVGIDPKQSTIFIQSQVPELFELTFYFMNLVTVARLERNPTLKDEIRQKNMKDSIPAGFFTYPVSQAADILAFKADLVPVGEDQQPMIEQTNEIARRFNHLYKKEVFHDTKAMVGTTGRLTGIDGKTKMSKSLGNAIYLGDTPNELKKKVNAMYTDPNHLKVEDPGTVEGHVPFTFLDVFDTNKAEVEALKEHYRRGGLGDGVLKKRILEILEAKLAPMRQRREEYSKDMGYVQEVLRNGTEAARNVAAKTLSDVKKAMGIVY